Proteins from one Hoplias malabaricus isolate fHopMal1 chromosome 2, fHopMal1.hap1, whole genome shotgun sequence genomic window:
- the gria2a gene encoding glutamate receptor 2a isoform X3: protein MMNLSGFLLPALWGLALGGSPSVQIGGLFPRGADQEYSAFRVGMFQFGTAEFRLTPHIDNLEVANSFAITNCFCSQFSRGVYAIFGFYDKKSVNTITSFCETLHVSFITPSFPADGLNQFVLQMRPDIKGPLISLVEYYKWEKFAYLYDSDRGLSTLQAVLDTAAERKWQVTAINVGNLKDERKDEAYRSLFQDLENKKERRVILDCEQDKVKDIMEQVITIGLHVKGYHYIIANFGFLDGDLSKIQYGGANVSGFQIVDFDDPLVSKFDQRWEALEEKEYPGADSKIRYTSALTYDAVQVMAEAFRFLHKQRIDITRRGNNGDCLANPAVPWAQGVEIERALKQVRVDGLTGNIQFDQYGRRVNYSVNIMELKNSGPVKIGYWNEVDKMVVTKSDLFPNDTMGMENKTVIVTTILEAPYVMLKKNSELFTDNDRYEGYCVDLAAEIAKHCGFKYQLKIVGDGKYGARDAETKIWNGMVGELVYGKADIAVAPLTITLVREEVIDFSKPFMSLGISIMIKKPQKSKPGVFSFLDPLAYEIWMCIVFAYIGVSVVLFLVSRFSPYEWHTEEFEDGQLGASESTNEFGIFNSLWFSLGAFMQQGCDISPRSLSGRIVGGVWWFFTLIIISSYTANLAAFLTVERMVSPIESAEDLAKQTEIAYGTLDAGSTKEFFRRSKIALFDKMWQYMKSAEPSVFVKNTVEGVLRVRKSKGKYAYLLESTMNEYIEQRKPCDTMKVGGNLDSKGYGIATPKGSALRNAVNLAVLKLNEQGLLDKLKNKWWYDKGECGSGGGESKEKTSALSLSNVAGVFYILVGGLGLAMLVALVEFCYKSRAEAKRMKVAKTQALNPPPSSQNSQNFATYKEGYNVYGLESVKI from the exons tctGTTCGCAGTTTTCACGGGGTGTGTATGCCATCTTCGGCTTCTATGATAAGAAATCAGTGAACACCATCACATCATTCTGCGAGACTCTTCACGTGTCCTTCATTACGCCCAGTTTCCCTGCAGATGGCCTTAACCAGTTTGTGCTGCAGATGAGGCCAGATATTAAAGGCCCTCTCATCAGCCTGGTAGAGTACTACAAATGGGAGAAGTTTGCCTACCTGTATGACAGCGACAGAg GTTTGTCCACCTTGCAGGCTGTCTTGGACACGGCAGCTGAGAGGAAGTGGCAGGTGACAGCAATAAATGTTGGCAACCTGAAGGATGAGAGGAAAGATGAGGCTTATCGCTCACTGTTTCAGGATCTGGAGAacaagaaagagaggagagtcaTCCTTGATTGTGAACAGGACAAAGTTAAAGACATCATGGAACAG GTCATCACAATTGGGCTGCATGTAAAAGGATATCATTACATCATCGCTAATTTT gGATTTTTGGATGGAGACCTCTCAAAGATCCAGTATGGTGGAGCAAATGTGTCCGGATTTCAGATTGTGGATTTTGACGACCCTCTTGTTTCTAAGTTTGACCAGAGATGGGAGGCTCTGGAGGAGAAAGAGTACCCTGGAGCAGACAGCAAGATacgc TATACATCAGCCCTGACGTATGATGCGGTTCAGGTGATGGCAGAAGCATTCCGTTTCTTGCATAAACAAAGAATTGACATCACCCGTCGTGGCAACAATGGAGACTGCTTGGCCAATCCAGCAGTCCCTTGGGCTCAGGGGGTAGAAATAGAACGTGCCCTGAAACAG GTGCGGGTGGATGGTCTAACGGGAAACATTCAGTTTGACCAATACGGCAGGAGAGTGAATTATTCTGTTAAcatcatggagctgaaaaacAGTGGCCCAGTAAAA ATTGGCTACTGGAATGAGGTCGATAAAATGGTAGTGACCAAATCAGATCTTTTCCCCAATGACACAATGGGCATGGAGAACAAGACAGTTATTGTGACAACCATCTTG GAAGCACCTTACGTGATGTTGAAGAAGAACTCTGAATTATTTACTGATAATGATCGTTATGAGGGATACTGTGTGGACTTGGCAGCTGAGATTGCAAAGCATTGTGGGTTTAAATACCAGTTGAAGATAGTGGGCGATGGGAAATATGGTGCAAGGGACGCTGAGACCAAAATTTGGAATGGCATGGTGGGCGAGCTGGTGTATGGG AAAGCAGACATAGCAGTTGCTCCGCTGACTATAACATTGGTTCGTGAAGAGGTGATTGACTTTTCCAAGCCCTTCATGAGCCTGGGCATTTCCATCATGATCAAGAAGCCACAGAAGTCCAAGCCTGGTGTCTTCTCTTTCCTGGACCCATTGGCTTATGAAATCTGGATGTGCATCGTCTTTGCCTACATCGGCGTTAGCGTGGTTCTCTTCCTCGTTAGCCGCTTTAGTCCCTACGAGTGGCACACAGAAGAGTTTGAGGACGGACAGCTGGGAGCGAGCGAGTCCACTAATGAATTTGGCATCTTTAATagtctctggttttctctgggtgctttTATGCAGCAGGGATGCGATATTTCGCCAAG ATCCTTATCTGGGCGTATAGTTGGTGGTGTCTGGTGGTTCTTCACCCTCATCATCATTTCCTCTTACACGGCTAACCTGGCTGCCTTCCTCACTGTGGAGAGAATGGTATCACCAATTGAGAGTGCAGAAGATCTTGCCAAGCAGACAGAGATTGCCTATGGAACACTTGATGCAGGCTCAACCAAAGAGTTCTTCAGG AGATCAAAGATTGCTCTTTTCGACAAAATGTGGCAGTACATGAAAAGTGCTGAGCCATCCGTCTTTGTGAAAAACACGGTGGAAGGTGTTTTGCGAGTGCGCAAGTCCAAAGGCAAATACGCCTATCTGCTGGAGTCCACCATGAATGAGTACATAGAGCAACGCAAGCCCTGTGACACCATGAAAGTCGGCGGCAACCTGGACTCCAAAGGCTACGGCATTGCTACACCCAAAGGATCTGCTTTAAG AAACGCGGTAAACCTCGCAGTGCTAAAACTGAACGAGCAGGGGCTTCTGGATAAATTGAAAAACAAATGGTGGTACGACAAAGGAGAGTGCGGCAGCGGAGGCGGGGAGTCAAAG GAGAAGACGAGTGCACTGAGCTTGAGCAACGTGGCGGGGGTCTTCTACATCCTGGTGGGCGGCCTGGGGCTGGCCATGCTGGTTGCTCTGGTGGAGTTCTGCTACAAGTCACGTGCTGAGGCCAAGCGCATGAAGGTTGCCAAGACTCAGGCTCTAAATCCCCCCCCTTCTTCACAGAATTCTCAGAATTTTGCCACTTATAAGGAAGGGTACAACGTGTATGGGCTGGAGAGTGTTAAGATCTAG